A portion of the Shewanella sp. SNU WT4 genome contains these proteins:
- the bamE gene encoding outer membrane protein assembly factor BamE, with protein sequence MITIKRTRQVLALTVLSLSISGCSVFDWLVYKPDVPQGNYVEQQQVEKLRIDMTKEQAEYILGRPVLRDSFANDTWYYVYHFKSGRDASIIHKELILNFDANGNLSQVTGDYELNTDFATPLEQSRLPMTNKPASEPLIPQSRGDAKPLIEEEKPLSQQSVTTDSE encoded by the coding sequence ATGATAACCATAAAACGTACCAGACAAGTATTAGCCCTGACCGTATTGAGCCTCAGCATCAGTGGTTGCAGTGTGTTTGATTGGCTAGTGTATAAGCCCGACGTTCCCCAAGGTAACTATGTCGAGCAGCAACAAGTTGAAAAGCTGCGGATTGATATGACCAAGGAGCAAGCCGAGTATATTCTAGGTCGCCCAGTGCTGCGCGATAGCTTTGCTAATGACACTTGGTACTATGTTTATCATTTCAAAAGTGGCCGCGATGCCAGCATCATTCACAAAGAATTGATTTTAAACTTCGATGCTAATGGCAACCTGAGCCAAGTCACGGGTGATTATGAACTGAATACTGACTTTGCCACCCCGCTTGAGCAAAGCCGCTTACCTATGACCAATAAACCGGCGTCTGAACCTTTGATTCCGCAATCTCGTGGTGATGCTAAACCACTGATTGAAGAAGAAAAGCCGTTATCACAGCAGTCTGTGACCACAGATAGTGAATAA
- a CDS encoding GNAT family N-acetyltransferase yields MSVALMTPDFYIIAYHKDYALAVSELFHQAVQGIEHPSYSLAQINAWSSAPRSARHWHQRLSRSQSWLAVLKEQGTCIGFINVESGFRELGYIDSLYIDPAYQGLGVGSQLIAKVITWGQDARLSQLTLDASYLSRPLFSKHGFVQQQKIYQIKSGQIIPSFQMSLEL; encoded by the coding sequence ATGTCAGTGGCATTAATGACACCAGATTTTTACATTATTGCTTACCATAAAGATTATGCCTTGGCGGTGAGCGAGTTATTTCATCAGGCAGTACAAGGGATTGAGCATCCAAGTTATTCATTGGCACAAATTAATGCTTGGTCCAGTGCGCCGCGTTCAGCACGTCATTGGCATCAAAGGTTATCTCGCAGCCAATCTTGGTTAGCTGTACTGAAAGAGCAAGGTACTTGTATTGGTTTTATTAATGTGGAATCAGGCTTTAGAGAGCTTGGCTATATTGATAGTTTATATATTGACCCAGCCTATCAAGGACTAGGCGTCGGCAGCCAATTAATCGCTAAAGTGATTACTTGGGGACAAGATGCTAGGCTTTCACAGTTAACCCTTGATGCTTCTTATTTATCGCGGCCGTTATTTAGTAAACATGGATTTGTGCAACAACAAAAAATCTATCAAATTAAATCCGGGCAGATTATCCCAAGTTTTCAGATGAGTCTTGAATTATGA
- a CDS encoding IS1634 family transposase, whose product MPTPAIAIRNLDHLGLVAALCQELGIARMIDAVLPKTPPYKVSHGEALVAMILNGLGFHSSTLHMFPQFFANKPVERLIGPGICADDLNDDVLGRCLDALFEADVSTLYQVMAEQVVERLELKSTAVHLDITSFHVDGAYDQTDGEKLGKLQLVRGYSRDHRPELNQVILELICENQAGLPIYMQALSGNSNDTKAFAQTVRRHLSSLKAAQESRYLVGDAALYCADTLQLLAQQQQLFVTRVPVTLNEAKRAVATIGTQSLVALGNGYHGCWQSANYADVAQRWLLVRSEQASHREQQTLAKNLLKDSTRELKAFNKLCAQRFACEADAQAELARFAASLNLLQLEAEVVSEPLYAGRGRPQKGEVPVSYQFHIKGLAASSLARVAEARNQTGVFILATNDHSETLTMVELLAIYKAQQNVERGFRFLKSPEFLTSSLYLKKPERIEALLMVMTSSLMIYAALEHRIRQGLVEQNRSVADMKKKPTQKPTARWIFLRFGGVHEYQLGEAPPQVTGLTVDQQIILDVLGERYRQIYS is encoded by the coding sequence TCGCATGATTGATGCGGTGCTCCCCAAAACGCCGCCCTACAAAGTTTCACATGGTGAAGCGTTGGTGGCGATGATACTGAATGGTCTTGGCTTTCATAGTTCGACCTTGCACATGTTCCCGCAATTCTTTGCCAACAAGCCTGTAGAGCGTCTGATTGGCCCGGGGATCTGTGCCGATGACCTCAATGATGACGTGCTCGGCCGCTGCCTTGATGCCCTCTTTGAGGCCGATGTCAGCACGCTTTATCAGGTGATGGCGGAACAGGTCGTAGAGCGATTGGAGCTCAAAAGTACGGCAGTGCACCTCGATATCACCAGCTTCCACGTCGATGGCGCCTATGACCAAACCGATGGCGAAAAGCTCGGTAAGTTGCAATTGGTACGTGGCTATAGCCGCGACCATCGGCCCGAGCTGAACCAGGTTATCCTAGAACTTATCTGCGAAAATCAGGCCGGCCTGCCCATCTACATGCAGGCCTTGAGTGGTAATAGTAATGATACCAAGGCCTTTGCCCAGACCGTACGGCGCCACTTGAGCAGTCTCAAGGCCGCGCAGGAGAGTCGTTACCTGGTCGGCGATGCGGCGCTGTATTGCGCTGATACCTTGCAACTACTGGCTCAACAGCAACAGTTGTTCGTGACTCGAGTGCCTGTCACACTCAATGAGGCCAAGCGGGCCGTGGCAACCATTGGCACCCAGTCGCTGGTCGCGCTGGGCAATGGCTATCATGGCTGTTGGCAAAGCGCCAATTATGCCGACGTCGCGCAGCGTTGGTTGCTGGTGCGCAGCGAACAGGCTAGCCACCGTGAGCAGCAAACATTAGCCAAAAATCTACTTAAAGACAGCACGCGTGAGCTGAAAGCCTTCAACAAATTATGTGCCCAGCGTTTTGCCTGCGAGGCCGATGCGCAGGCTGAATTAGCCCGTTTTGCTGCCAGCTTAAATCTGCTGCAACTGGAAGCAGAGGTCGTGAGTGAACCTCTCTATGCTGGGCGCGGAAGGCCGCAAAAGGGTGAAGTGCCGGTGAGCTACCAATTTCACATCAAGGGGTTAGCCGCAAGTAGCTTGGCGCGGGTAGCAGAAGCGCGCAACCAGACAGGGGTGTTCATCCTCGCGACCAATGATCACAGTGAAACGCTCACCATGGTTGAGCTGTTGGCAATTTATAAAGCCCAGCAAAACGTCGAGCGTGGGTTTCGCTTTCTGAAAAGTCCCGAATTTTTAACCTCCTCGTTGTATCTTAAAAAACCGGAACGTATCGAAGCATTGCTGATGGTGATGACCAGTAGCCTGATGATTTATGCGGCGCTAGAGCACCGGATCCGGCAGGGTTTAGTAGAGCAGAATCGCAGTGTGGCGGACATGAAAAAGAAACCCACGCAAAAACCGACAGCGCGGTGGATTTTTTTACGCTTTGGCGGGGTACACGAATACCAGTTGGGAGAAGCGCCACCTCAAGTTACGGGACTCACGGTGGACCAACAGATCATTCTCGACGTGCTAGGCGAACGCTATCGACAAATTTATTCCTAA
- a CDS encoding type II toxin-antitoxin system RatA family toxin produces the protein MPKLSRSALVRASALQMYELVNDVESYHEFLPGCVGGKVIEFDGKTMLASVDVAKAGIKKTFTTRNQVIPGKRIELRLENGPFKHLQGYWQFTELTDDACKVEFELDFAFSSPLVALAFGKIFEELVGSMVQAFSQRAKVIYPR, from the coding sequence ATGCCTAAGTTGAGTCGCAGTGCCTTGGTGAGAGCCAGTGCGTTGCAAATGTATGAGTTGGTCAATGATGTCGAGTCTTATCATGAGTTTTTACCTGGCTGTGTTGGCGGTAAAGTCATTGAGTTTGATGGTAAAACCATGTTGGCTTCGGTAGATGTCGCCAAAGCGGGTATCAAGAAAACCTTTACGACTCGCAATCAAGTGATCCCAGGTAAGCGCATTGAACTCAGGCTTGAAAATGGCCCGTTTAAACATTTGCAAGGCTATTGGCAATTTACTGAATTGACTGATGATGCTTGTAAGGTCGAGTTTGAATTAGATTTTGCCTTTTCTAGCCCGTTAGTGGCGCTGGCTTTTGGTAAAATATTTGAAGAGTTAGTCGGTTCTATGGTGCAAGCGTTCAGCCAGCGGGCCAAGGTTATCTATCCAAGGTAA
- a CDS encoding DUF3820 family protein, whose protein sequence is MSGASEQQLVEAINQVMPFGKYKGLKLLRLPEPYLVWFHRQGFPPGKLGEQLALMYEIKLNGLEAQFQGFLIDR, encoded by the coding sequence GTGTCAGGTGCGAGTGAGCAACAATTAGTCGAAGCCATTAATCAGGTAATGCCTTTTGGTAAGTACAAAGGTCTTAAATTATTAAGGTTACCAGAGCCTTATCTCGTATGGTTTCATCGCCAAGGGTTTCCCCCGGGAAAACTCGGTGAGCAATTAGCGTTAATGTACGAAATTAAGCTCAATGGACTCGAAGCGCAATTTCAAGGCTTCTTAATTGATCGCTGA
- a CDS encoding RnfH family protein: MNPNLDKFSVDVIYALPDRAKVVSVMVNGETTVLEAVVQSGIVNFFPEIDINTVKLGSFSRMVKSSELLVPGMRVEIYRPLIADPKDVRRRRAEQAKDDGRLNKITGAKL, translated from the coding sequence ATGAATCCTAATCTAGATAAATTTAGTGTTGATGTTATTTATGCACTGCCAGACAGAGCCAAGGTAGTGAGTGTGATGGTCAATGGTGAGACCACAGTGCTTGAAGCTGTGGTTCAAAGCGGCATAGTCAATTTTTTCCCAGAAATCGATATCAATACCGTGAAGCTTGGCAGTTTTAGTCGCATGGTAAAATCTAGCGAGCTGTTAGTGCCAGGGATGCGGGTAGAAATATACCGCCCCTTGATTGCCGATCCTAAAGATGTGCGCCGTCGCCGCGCTGAGCAAGCCAAAGATGATGGTCGGCTTAATAAGATTACTGGCGCTAAACTTTAA
- the aceA gene encoding isocitrate lyase: MSQSQPNRQQQIDALKKDWAENPRWQGVRRPYTAEEVVSLRGSFVPENTIAQRGAAKLWHLVNGGAKKGYVNSLGALTGGQAVQQAKAGIEAIYLSGWQVAADANLAGTMYPDQSLYPANSVPAVVSRINNSFRRADQIQWSNQIDEGKPGYTDYFLPIIADAEAGFGGVLNAYELMKAMIDAGAAGVHFEDQLASVKKCGHMGGKVLVPTQEAVQKLVAARLAADVSGTQTLVIARTDANAADLLTSDCDPYDRDFVTGERTSEGFYRVNAGLDQAISRGLAYAPYADLIWCETAKPDLDEARRFAEAIHAQYPDQLLAYNCSPSFNWKKNLDDATIARFQQELSDMGYKYQFITLAGIHNMWYNMFDLAYDYARGEGMKHYVEKVQEVEFAAAAKGYTFVAHQQEVGTGYFDKVTTVIQGGHSSVTALTGSTEEQQF; encoded by the coding sequence ATGAGTCAGTCACAACCAAATCGCCAGCAACAAATTGATGCGTTAAAAAAAGATTGGGCAGAAAACCCACGTTGGCAAGGTGTTCGTCGTCCTTATACCGCTGAAGAAGTGGTGAGTCTGCGGGGGTCATTTGTACCTGAAAATACTATTGCGCAGCGCGGCGCCGCTAAGTTGTGGCATTTAGTGAACGGTGGCGCTAAAAAAGGTTATGTTAATTCACTCGGCGCTTTAACTGGCGGCCAAGCAGTGCAACAAGCCAAAGCTGGGATTGAAGCGATTTATCTGTCTGGTTGGCAGGTAGCGGCCGATGCCAACTTAGCTGGCACCATGTATCCAGATCAATCTTTATATCCAGCCAACTCAGTGCCTGCGGTAGTATCACGCATCAATAATTCATTTCGCCGCGCTGATCAAATTCAGTGGAGCAATCAAATTGATGAAGGTAAGCCTGGTTACACTGATTATTTCCTGCCGATTATTGCTGACGCCGAAGCAGGCTTTGGCGGCGTGCTTAACGCCTATGAATTGATGAAGGCCATGATAGATGCGGGCGCCGCTGGCGTTCATTTTGAAGATCAGCTGGCCTCAGTGAAGAAATGCGGCCACATGGGCGGCAAGGTCTTAGTGCCAACTCAAGAAGCGGTGCAAAAACTGGTGGCGGCGCGTTTAGCGGCCGATGTCAGCGGTACCCAAACCTTAGTGATTGCGCGCACCGATGCTAACGCGGCTGACTTATTAACCTCGGATTGCGACCCGTATGATCGCGACTTTGTGACTGGCGAGCGCACTAGCGAAGGCTTCTATCGCGTTAATGCCGGTCTTGACCAAGCGATTTCTCGCGGTCTTGCTTACGCCCCTTATGCGGATTTAATTTGGTGTGAAACCGCAAAACCTGATCTTGATGAAGCGCGCCGTTTTGCTGAGGCGATTCATGCCCAGTACCCAGATCAATTACTGGCATATAACTGCTCACCATCGTTTAACTGGAAGAAGAATTTAGATGACGCCACCATAGCGCGCTTCCAGCAAGAGCTGTCGGACATGGGTTATAAGTACCAGTTCATCACCTTAGCAGGTATCCATAACATGTGGTACAACATGTTCGATTTGGCGTACGACTATGCCCGCGGCGAAGGTATGAAGCATTATGTGGAAAAAGTTCAAGAAGTAGAATTTGCTGCCGCAGCTAAAGGTTACACCTTCGTGGCACACCAACAAGAAGTAGGTACAGGTTACTTTGATAAGGTCACTACCGTTATTCAAGGTGGGCATTCTTCGGTGACGGCATTGACTGGCTCAACTGAAGAACAACAATTCTAA
- a CDS encoding M90 family metallopeptidase, translating to MVTITFLLIIALTVIAWIITAPFRQARVRRRIMARPFPKAWRQIIKTHVPYFFWLPAHLQLRLKQLIILFIEEKQFIGCNELVITDAIKVTIAAQACLLLLNKEQETNYYDKLSTILVYPEAFIVETEQLDGFGVAHRHSHVLSGESWEQGKVILAWANVLNDATHPGMAGNVVFHEFAHQLDQINGKANGAPQLNNAAEYQLWSEVMAREYAALQQAIAHQQAHLIDAYGATNEAEFFAVCTEVFFEQGHQLNAEHPKLYQCLRRYYRLDPCEWLPELTKL from the coding sequence ATGGTCACTATCACATTCTTACTCATCATTGCCCTTACGGTAATAGCTTGGATTATAACGGCTCCATTTCGTCAAGCGCGCGTTAGACGCCGCATTATGGCAAGGCCATTCCCTAAGGCGTGGCGCCAAATCATTAAGACCCATGTTCCCTATTTTTTCTGGTTACCAGCACATCTGCAATTAAGGCTAAAACAATTAATCATTCTATTTATTGAAGAAAAACAGTTTATTGGCTGTAATGAGCTCGTTATTACTGATGCCATCAAGGTGACCATAGCGGCGCAAGCTTGTTTGCTTCTGCTCAATAAAGAACAAGAAACCAATTACTATGACAAGCTCAGCACTATTTTGGTGTACCCGGAAGCTTTTATTGTCGAAACTGAACAGCTCGATGGCTTTGGCGTCGCCCATCGCCATAGTCACGTATTAAGTGGCGAGTCGTGGGAGCAAGGCAAAGTCATCTTAGCTTGGGCGAATGTACTCAATGATGCGACTCACCCAGGCATGGCTGGCAATGTAGTCTTCCATGAATTTGCTCATCAATTAGATCAAATCAATGGTAAAGCTAACGGCGCGCCGCAACTTAACAATGCTGCAGAATATCAATTGTGGTCTGAGGTCATGGCTAGAGAATACGCAGCCTTGCAGCAAGCGATTGCACATCAGCAAGCTCATCTCATCGATGCCTATGGCGCTACCAATGAAGCCGAATTTTTTGCGGTATGTACTGAAGTCTTTTTTGAGCAAGGCCATCAACTCAATGCCGAACATCCTAAGTTATATCAATGTTTACGGCGCTATTATCGACTCGACCCTTGTGAATGGTTACCAGAGTTAACCAAACTCTAG
- the aceB gene encoding malate synthase A: protein MTATSMTMSEQQSALKIVGKNIPGVDAVFTEGALSFVEGLCQTFMPERDHLLEVRKQKQLLIDNGQLPDFLPQTRSIRDSEWQIRGIPHDLRDRRVEITGPVERKMIINALNANVKVFMADFEDSLAPSWEKVIQGQINLRDAVNGTITYTNEETGKLYQLNDKPAVLVSRVRGLHLPEKHLQFQGKPIPGGLLDFALYFYHNYRRLLSKGSGPYFYIPKLQSHEEARWWAKVFAFAEERFCLAPGTIKCTCLIETLPAVFEMDEILYELRSNIVALNCGRWDYIFSYIKTLKNHSHRVLPDRQQIGMDKPFLSAYSRLLIKTCHKRGALAMGGMAAFIPAKDEQTNQAVLAKVKKDKELEARNGHDGTWVAHPGLADTAMAIFNDYIGQNHTNQLHITRDVDAPILAAELLAPCEGERTEEGMRLNLRIALQYIEAWIGGNGCVPIYGLMEDAATAEISRTSIWQWIRHGKQLSNGKLVTKDLFKSMLVEELAKVKEEVGQEAFTRGQFTKAAVLLEQITTSDELVDFLTEPGYQLLTE from the coding sequence ATGACGGCGACATCTATGACTATGAGCGAACAACAGTCAGCACTAAAAATTGTTGGCAAAAATATACCTGGCGTTGATGCTGTGTTTACTGAAGGAGCCTTGTCGTTTGTCGAAGGCTTATGCCAGACCTTTATGCCAGAGCGCGATCACTTGCTTGAAGTGCGTAAACAAAAACAATTGCTGATTGATAATGGTCAACTGCCTGATTTTTTACCGCAAACTCGATCTATTCGCGATAGTGAGTGGCAAATCCGTGGCATTCCCCACGACTTACGTGACCGCAGAGTCGAAATCACTGGGCCGGTTGAGCGTAAAATGATCATCAATGCGCTCAATGCCAATGTAAAAGTGTTCATGGCTGACTTTGAAGACTCATTAGCGCCGTCGTGGGAGAAGGTGATTCAGGGGCAGATAAACCTGCGTGATGCCGTTAATGGCACTATCACTTATACCAATGAAGAAACCGGCAAGTTATATCAGTTAAATGATAAGCCAGCAGTGTTGGTTAGCCGCGTTCGTGGTTTGCATTTGCCAGAGAAACATCTGCAATTTCAAGGGAAACCAATTCCTGGCGGACTACTGGATTTTGCCTTGTATTTTTATCATAACTATCGCCGCCTACTGAGCAAAGGCTCAGGCCCTTACTTCTATATTCCTAAATTGCAAAGCCATGAAGAAGCGCGCTGGTGGGCGAAAGTGTTCGCCTTTGCTGAAGAGCGTTTTTGTTTAGCACCCGGCACCATTAAATGCACCTGCTTAATTGAAACCTTACCCGCCGTCTTTGAAATGGACGAGATTCTGTATGAATTACGCTCCAACATAGTCGCGCTTAATTGCGGTCGTTGGGATTATATTTTCAGTTATATCAAAACGTTAAAAAACCATAGTCATAGAGTGCTGCCAGATCGCCAGCAAATTGGTATGGATAAACCGTTTTTAAGTGCTTACTCGCGGTTGTTAATTAAAACCTGCCATAAACGCGGCGCACTAGCCATGGGCGGCATGGCCGCCTTTATTCCGGCCAAAGATGAGCAAACCAATCAAGCTGTATTGGCCAAAGTTAAAAAGGATAAAGAGTTAGAAGCGCGTAATGGCCATGATGGCACTTGGGTGGCGCACCCTGGTCTTGCTGATACGGCCATGGCGATATTTAACGATTACATCGGCCAAAATCATACCAATCAATTGCATATTACCCGCGATGTAGATGCTCCAATTTTAGCGGCAGAACTGTTAGCGCCGTGTGAAGGCGAGCGCACGGAAGAGGGCATGCGCCTTAATTTGCGCATCGCGCTGCAATATATCGAAGCTTGGATTGGTGGCAATGGCTGCGTGCCGATTTATGGCCTGATGGAAGATGCCGCGACTGCCGAAATCAGCCGCACCTCTATTTGGCAGTGGATCCGCCATGGCAAGCAATTATCCAATGGCAAATTAGTCACCAAAGACCTGTTTAAATCCATGTTGGTGGAAGAGCTCGCCAAGGTTAAAGAAGAAGTCGGCCAAGAAGCGTTTACTCGCGGCCAGTTCACTAAGGCTGCCGTACTGCTTGAACAAATCACTACCTCAGATGAGCTGGTAGATTTCTTAACAGAACCCGGATACCAATTATTAACCGAATAA
- a CDS encoding NrfJ — protein sequence MFAAVVMACCSMSALADEAYQGKVLETMNAGGYTYVQVQQGDTSIWAAGPQVAVSQGDVVSLSGQSWMKDFTSKTLNRTFDKILFVGKIDKQ from the coding sequence ATGTTTGCTGCAGTTGTTATGGCGTGTTGTTCAATGTCAGCCCTTGCTGATGAAGCGTATCAAGGCAAAGTACTTGAAACCATGAATGCTGGCGGTTATACCTATGTACAAGTACAGCAAGGTGACACGAGTATTTGGGCTGCGGGTCCTCAGGTGGCTGTGAGTCAAGGTGATGTGGTGTCATTATCTGGTCAAAGCTGGATGAAAGATTTTACTAGCAAAACCTTAAACCGTACTTTTGATAAGATTTTATTTGTCGGTAAAATCGACAAGCAATAA
- a CDS encoding ribbon-helix-helix protein, CopG family, whose translation MGMADLKKAVSSANRQRLPPTSVSIEDFIEESNLYAMGQLHGNNMHVSAIYDKPIHSKDIAAIPAPLPVQPLRLITPLALELPLEVSLQDPQTLAKNRNATFSLSEDAIKQLSIMAGEQQQSKSKIIRQLIQAHYQLSPQQRAQLSAPYHGLNEELN comes from the coding sequence ATGGGCATGGCCGATCTCAAGAAAGCCGTATCGTCAGCTAACCGTCAGCGCTTGCCGCCAACATCAGTCAGTATTGAAGACTTTATCGAGGAATCTAACTTATATGCCATGGGGCAATTACATGGCAACAATATGCATGTCAGTGCTATTTATGACAAACCAATACACAGTAAGGATATAGCAGCGATACCAGCACCTTTGCCGGTGCAACCACTGCGTTTAATCACGCCGTTAGCATTAGAGTTACCACTCGAAGTGAGTTTGCAAGACCCGCAAACACTGGCGAAAAACCGTAATGCGACTTTTAGTTTATCTGAGGATGCCATTAAACAACTGTCCATCATGGCCGGCGAGCAGCAGCAATCAAAGTCAAAAATCATCAGGCAACTTATTCAAGCCCATTATCAATTAAGCCCGCAGCAAAGAGCGCAACTCAGTGCGCCTTATCATGGCCTAAATGAGGAGCTTAATTAA
- a CDS encoding AAA family ATPase: MIILVGGEKGGSGKSCLAQNIAVFLSRDCHASVIMVDCDPQRTTSDWIQARNNNPELIPINCVQLYGKIRNDLLSLQQHYDFVIIDCGGQDNLALRASMSVAKHVLMPLRPKRRDLKTVLHMDDVVATCSMVNPDLHACFVMTQCPNLPNQAGRILEAKEVCRTYDIHVLDAITYSRNIYDDSEESGLSVIEIDKEGKAAAEIRAIVLEFLGFSSTESLIDDIRNNKPTTNGGAYGHGRSQESRIVS; this comes from the coding sequence ATGATTATATTGGTTGGCGGAGAAAAAGGTGGCAGTGGCAAAAGTTGCCTAGCACAGAATATTGCCGTCTTTCTTAGCCGAGATTGCCATGCATCTGTCATCATGGTTGACTGCGACCCACAACGCACCACCTCAGATTGGATCCAAGCGCGTAATAATAACCCTGAACTTATCCCCATCAATTGCGTGCAGCTCTACGGTAAAATTCGTAACGATCTATTAAGTTTACAACAGCACTATGACTTTGTGATTATCGACTGTGGCGGCCAAGATAACTTAGCTCTGCGCGCCAGCATGTCGGTGGCGAAACATGTATTAATGCCACTGCGACCTAAACGGCGCGATCTTAAAACGGTATTGCACATGGATGATGTGGTGGCAACCTGCTCCATGGTGAATCCCGATCTGCATGCATGCTTTGTTATGACCCAGTGTCCCAATTTACCCAATCAAGCGGGCCGAATTTTAGAAGCCAAAGAAGTGTGCCGCACTTATGACATCCATGTGCTCGATGCCATCACTTACAGCCGCAATATTTATGATGACAGCGAAGAATCAGGATTATCTGTCATTGAAATCGACAAAGAAGGTAAAGCCGCAGCGGAAATTCGCGCCATAGTGCTGGAGTTTTTAGGCTTTAGTAGCACAGAAAGCCTGATTGATGACATCCGTAACAATAAACCCACGACCAATGGAGGCGCTTATGGGCATGGCCGATCTCAAGAAAGCCGTATCGTCAGCTAA
- a CDS encoding HDOD domain-containing protein, whose amino-acid sequence MPVKHTSNRLDYWINYLGEQELPALCSSIRSLESLADDNVSPLANISRSVMHDNALTSRILRVVNTVTYHKGGPPITTLSRAAVVLGFDVMRNICLTAKLLSTTIEKDLVTGSVYQMLLRQMARSFQAAMIGRMMQQQQKEPLREEVFIASLLFHLGETAFWSSAQPEVKSLAIKLQMCLSDAEQQQAIREVIGGRFNQLTLGLVTQWGLGALLQSALSQHQSCPPESLSIIKANELSAALEQGNPAEIEALIIQCAELLGEDIHEFTERLDKCLKATIKLTHAYGANELVEYLAPNIDSLHPKNNQSEALQVASAQHKQIQILSQLAALAGAKADFNPILQLVLEGLVDGVGLKRACVLLLTKDKRGLTPKMAYGDDCSSLKAELALTIDENPLIGRVIEDKTMMYYGQSQQWHEYLHPLASITLKANSLAILINRHRNKSCGIGAIVLENKVIGLVYFDNKQGLTESQIQGAVLFWQQANLCLNLAYQR is encoded by the coding sequence ATGCCAGTAAAACACACCTCAAATCGCCTCGATTACTGGATAAACTATCTAGGCGAACAAGAACTCCCTGCATTATGTTCAAGTATTCGCAGCCTTGAATCCTTAGCTGATGATAATGTCAGTCCTCTTGCCAATATCAGCCGCAGTGTCATGCATGATAATGCGTTAACGTCGCGCATTTTACGGGTAGTTAATACTGTTACTTATCATAAGGGTGGCCCACCCATTACCACCTTGAGCCGCGCCGCTGTGGTGCTGGGCTTTGATGTGATGCGCAATATTTGCCTAACCGCTAAGCTTTTAAGCACCACCATTGAAAAAGATTTAGTGACAGGCTCAGTGTATCAGATGCTACTTAGGCAAATGGCGCGCTCGTTTCAAGCCGCCATGATAGGACGCATGATGCAGCAGCAACAAAAAGAGCCGCTGCGGGAAGAGGTCTTTATTGCTAGTCTGCTATTTCATTTGGGAGAAACTGCTTTTTGGAGCAGCGCTCAGCCAGAAGTGAAGTCGTTAGCCATTAAGCTACAAATGTGCCTCTCGGACGCCGAGCAGCAACAAGCTATTCGCGAAGTGATCGGGGGGCGATTTAATCAATTAACGCTTGGATTAGTCACGCAGTGGGGACTTGGCGCCTTGCTGCAAAGCGCGCTTAGTCAACATCAAAGCTGTCCACCTGAATCCTTAAGCATCATTAAGGCTAATGAATTGAGCGCCGCATTAGAGCAAGGTAATCCCGCTGAGATCGAAGCCTTAATCATTCAATGCGCTGAGTTATTAGGGGAGGATATTCATGAGTTTACTGAACGTTTAGATAAGTGCTTAAAAGCCACGATTAAATTAACTCATGCATATGGCGCCAATGAATTAGTGGAATATTTAGCGCCCAATATTGACAGTTTACACCCGAAAAATAATCAGAGTGAAGCGCTACAAGTTGCCAGCGCCCAGCATAAACAAATTCAAATTTTATCTCAGTTAGCGGCACTGGCTGGCGCTAAAGCTGACTTTAATCCCATCTTGCAATTAGTGCTCGAAGGCTTAGTCGATGGCGTGGGGCTTAAGCGTGCCTGCGTGTTGTTATTAACTAAAGATAAGCGCGGTTTGACGCCCAAAATGGCCTATGGGGATGATTGCAGCAGTCTTAAGGCAGAGTTAGCGTTAACCATTGACGAAAACCCATTGATTGGTCGTGTTATCGAAGATAAAACCATGATGTATTATGGTCAATCTCAGCAATGGCATGAGTATTTGCATCCTCTTGCAAGCATTACCCTTAAAGCTAATTCACTCGCTATATTAATCAATCGCCATCGTAATAAAAGCTGCGGTATAGGCGCCATAGTGCTAGAAAATAAGGTGATAGGTTTAGTGTATTTTGACAATAAACAGGGGTTAACTGAATCGCAGATACAAGGGGCTGTATTGTTTTGGCAACAGGCTAATTTATGCTTGAATTTGGCCTATCAAAGATAA